A genomic window from Silene latifolia isolate original U9 population chromosome 11, ASM4854445v1, whole genome shotgun sequence includes:
- the LOC141610969 gene encoding disease resistance protein RGA2-like — translation MDLSTTLSLVQTILAAIQTLGLMQSVCSISNYKSELDDLQNTVQTVRAVLEDADAKQDSLNSQEKNYIQELKDAVYDADDVLDEFLTLAKQKQLNRNKVTSFFSRFKLLTHGLSSKVKMVNDKLNKIATKSNQFSFKVDFKPIKFTKEETSSFICDKIIGREEDVEKIIGVLLGSHTVDPQNVSLLAIMGMGGLGKTALAQLVFNDPRITEAFELKRWTCIADQDQQQLDLKGHLGKVVKGFSVSDKMSLEDIHHKVKEQLGGKKYLLVLDDVWTESYDEWQKLEGFLKVGGRGSWIIATTRSKTTAQMIAGDQMHELRGLSESDSWHLFERMAFQAEERDDELVKLGKEIVKKCTNVPLAIRVVGSLLRGQSKSKWLSFHEKGLDSLAIRVVGSLTRILKLSYDQLNPSLKACFAYCAIFPKDWQISKQLLFQLWMAQGYINSENMGEDYFLILLQRCFFQDLLEDKIRKKVLFKIHDLLHDIAEKVAGEEICRLNSNTSKVGKRVRHLSFVHDSYAQHIFNNSQICTWLFPKEYYHMSRVDQLLVSKSILKWTCLRSLDLSHSHAKTLPKSIGKLLHLRSLDLSSSSLEVLPKSIIKLVNLQTLNLHSCYSLKQLPDDVSKLVDLCTLNVAGCDALSCMPEGISMLSSLHTLCQFVVGVRPTSTIEQCFNGLEDLKHLNKLKGHLRIEIAVRKNAKFVKEEQGGGGYLRSKEHLEKIVINFRRGEEYGSKESEQALLEEMQPHRDVKALELKGYHGETIPRWPGRVDNSALFDFPNLVTLRIVDCSELLYLPWQIGKLPHLKTLHISGLRNMEYVADSETLVSDEGSSFFPCLNMLEIYNLPKLKGWWRRSKSGSHVVNSNDSRSSREAQVAWESSPCFPLLKDLSIKWCENMMFVPLCPQLKELTIYDSRRDMRCTPRPLSCPKLKRLDINNLEWLKSTPIEYAQFLSEIEIWSDRRMERLGEVNEFPTYLLSSVQILCISCCPELVSIRGWLEHLSALESLSIKYCPKVELGGMSWHNLAGSLQHLELIGVYEMEELPEGMQCCTSLQFLSIGLCPKLKSMPKWMPKLTSLQELIIGRCSKSLKERYQKPNGEDWPLIQHISRLDMW, via the coding sequence ATGGATCTTTCAACAACATTGTCTTTAGTTCAAACTATACTTGCTGCTATCCAAACTTTGGGTCTGATGCAGTCAGTGTGCTCCATCTCTAACTACAAATCTGAGCTTGATGATCTCCAGAACACTGTCCAAACCGTCAGAGCTGTTCTTGAGGATGCTGATGCCAAACAGGATTCACTCAACAGCCAGGAGAAGAATTACATTCAAGAGCTCAAAGATGCTGTTTACGACGCCGATGATGTGTTAGATGAGTTCCTAACCCTTGCCAAGCAGAAGCAGCTCAACCGCAACAAGGTGACATCCTTTTTTTCTCGGTTTAAGCTTCTTACTCACGGACTTTCAAGTAAAGTCAAAATGGTTAACGACAAGTTGAACAAAATTGCCACTAAGAGTAATCAGTTTAGTTTTAAGGTTGACTTTAAGCCTATCAAATTTACAAAGGAGGAGACTTCTTCTTTTATATGTGATAAAATCATCGGGAGGGAGGAAGATGTGGAGAAGATTATAGGTGTGTTGTTGGGTTCTCATACTGTTGATCCTCAAAATGTTTCTTTGCTTGCCATTATGGGGATGGGAGGTTTAGGAAAAACCGCTCTTGCCCAACTTGTGTTTAACGATCCTAGGATCACTGAGGCATTCGAGCTGAAGAGGTGGACTTGCATCGCTGATCAGGATCAACAACAGTTGGACTTGAAAGGGCATTTAGGGAAGGTAGTGAAAGGGTTCTCAGTTAGTGATAAAATGTCTTTGGAGGACATACATCATAAAGTGAAGGAGCAACTGGGAGGGAAAAAGTATTTACTCGTGTTAGATGATGTGTGGACTGAAAGTTATGATGAATGGCAAAAGTTGGAAGGGTTTTTGAAGGTAGGGGGAAGGGGGAGTTGGATAATTGCAACCACGCGCTCAAAAACAACTGCCCAAATGATTGCAGGTGATCAAATGCATGAGTTGCGAGGTTTATCAGAATCTGATTCATGGCATTTGTTTGAAAGGATGGCGTTTCAAGCAGAAGAAAGAGATGATGAACTAGTTAAACTTGGCAAAGAAATTGTTAAAAAGTGCACCAATGTCCCCCTTGCTATTAGAGTGGTAGGAAGTCTTCTGCGTGGTCAATCCAAGTCTAAGTGGCTGTCATTTCATGAAAAAGGGTTAGACTCTCTTGCTATTAGAGTGGTAGGAAGTCTAACCCGCATACTGAAGTTAAGTTATGATCAACTCAACCCTTCTTTGAAAGCTTGTTTTGCGTACTGTGCTATCTTTCCCAAGGATTGGCAGATTAGTAAGCAACTGTTGTTTCAACTTTGGATGGCACAAGGCTACATTAATTCAGAGAATATGGGCGAGGACTACTTTCTTATATTGCTTCAAAGGTGTTTTTTCCAAGATTTACTCGAGGATAAAATCAGGAAGAAAGTATTGTTTAAGATACATGATCTCTTGCATGATATCGCTGAAAAAGTGGCGGGCGAAGAGATTTGTAGGTTGAATTCTAATACTTCTAAGGTGGGTAAAAGAGTTCGTCATCTCTCTTTTGTGCATGACTCTTACGCACAACATATCTTCAATAATTCTCAAATTTGTACGTGGCTTTTTCCTAAAGAATATTACCACATGAGTAGAGTGGACCAACTACTAGTAAGTAAATCAATACTGAAATGGACATGCTTAAGGTCTTTAGATTTGAGTCATTCACATGCCAAAACTTTACCAAAATCAATAGGTAAACTGTTGCATCTAAGGAGTTTAGACCTCTCATCCAGTAGTCTAGAAGTTCTTCCCAAATCGATAATAAAGCTAGTAAATCTCCAAACTTTGAATTTACATTCTTGCTACAGTTTAAAACAACTGCCGGATGATGTGAGCAAGCTAGTTGATCTATGCACCTTAAATGTAGCTGGATGTGATGCGCTGAGTTGTATGCCAGAGGGCATAAGTATGTTGAGCTCTCTGCACACTTTATGCCAATTTGTGGTGGGTGTGAGACCTACTTCAACTATAGAGCAATGCTTTAATGGATTGGAAGACCTAAAGCACCTGAACAAATTGAAAGGGCATTTGAGGATTGAAATAGCAGTACGTAAAAATGCAAAATTTGTGAAGGAAGAACAAGGTGGTGGAGGCTACTTAAGGAGTAAGGAACACCTAGAAAAGATTGTAATTAACTTTAGACGTGGAGAGGAGTATGGAAGCAAGGAGTCTGAGCAAGCATTGCTGGAAGAGATGCAGCCTCATCGTGATGTCAAGGCATTGGAGTTGAAGGGTTATCATGGTGAGACAATACCGAGATGGCCAGGGAGGGTGGATAACTCGGCGTTGTTCGATTTCCCTAATCTTGTCACTTTGAGGATTGTAGATTGCAGTGAGCTTCTGTATCTGCCTTGGCAAATTGGGAAACTGCCCCACCTTAAGACGCTACATATTTCAGGATTGCGGAATATGGAATATGTGGCGGACTCAGAAACACTTGTCTCGGATGAAGGATCATCCTTCTTTCCCTGCCTCAATATGCTTGAGATTTATAATTTGCCTAAGTTAAAAGGGTGGTGGCGGAGATCAAAATCAGGGTCGCACGTGGTCAACTCTAATGACAGTAGGAGCAGCCGAGAAGCACAAGTAGCGTGGGAATCATCTCCCTGTTTTCCTCTACTAAAGGATCTCAGTATAAAATGGTGTGAAAATATGATGTTTGTCCCTTTATGTCCACAACTCAAAGAGCTCACAATATATGATTCCAGAAGAGATATGAGGTGCACACCTCGTCCCTTGTCATGTCCCAAATTGAAGAGACTGGACATCAACAACTTGGAGTGGCTGAAATCAACACCAATTGAGTACGCTCAGTTTCTTTCAGAGATAGAAATATGGTCTGATAGGAGAATGGAGAGGTTGGGAGAAGTAAATGAGTTTCCGACCTATTTATTGTCTTCTGTGCAAATCCTATGCATCAGCTGTTGCCCGGAACTTGTGAGCATAAGAGGATGGTTGGAGCATCTGTCTGCCTTGGAGAGTTTGTCTATAAAATATTGTCCAAAAGTGGAGTTGGGTGGGATGTCATGGCATAACCTTGCTGGTAGTCTTCAACACTTGGAATTGATTGGAGTGTATGAGATGGAGGAATTGCCAGAGGGGATGCAGTGTTGCACTTCCCTCCAATTTCTTTCCATTGGGTTGTGTCCCAAACTGAAATCCATGCCAAAATGGATGCCCAAACTCACCTCTCTCCAGGAGCTTATCATTGGAAGGTGTTCCAAGAGTCTCAAAGAAAGATACCAAAAACCGAATGGGGAGGACTGGCCCCTCATCCAACACATCTCACGTCTTGACATGTGGTAG